One stretch of Chryseobacterium fluminis DNA includes these proteins:
- a CDS encoding aspartate kinase: MKIFKFGGASVKDAESVKNVSMVLKSQGFAKCLLVISAMGKTTNELEKVVELYFKKDNYQTEIEKIKRKHMGIAEGLFPENHPVFAEINLFFDDIDSFLRRNKSPNYNFVYDQVVSCGEMISTKIVSEYLNEIQFSNQWLDARDYVKTDNSYREGTVDWTKTEEFISHLNKEICYVTQGFIGSDDNNFTVTLGREGSDYSAAIFAYCLNAEAMTIWKDVPGVMTGDPRKFKDVTLLSNISYEEAIEMAYYGASVIHPKTLQPLQQKNIPFFVKSFIDPTKEGTKVGASEKNQSEESYILKENQTLLKISTRDFSFIAEDHMSLIFGYLSKYKIKVSLMQNSAISLALCLEDKFDNVNELNEELQKVFSTEVVKNVSLFTVRNAKIENIDKFYQEKSVLLEQIAKNTLQMVTH; this comes from the coding sequence ATGAAAATTTTCAAGTTTGGTGGAGCATCGGTAAAAGATGCTGAAAGTGTAAAAAATGTGTCTATGGTGTTAAAAAGCCAGGGATTTGCCAAATGTCTGCTGGTTATTTCAGCCATGGGCAAGACGACGAATGAGTTGGAAAAAGTTGTAGAACTTTATTTCAAGAAGGATAACTATCAGACTGAGATTGAAAAGATAAAACGAAAACACATGGGGATCGCGGAAGGTCTGTTTCCTGAAAACCACCCGGTTTTTGCAGAAATTAATCTGTTTTTTGATGATATTGATTCTTTTTTAAGAAGAAACAAATCTCCGAACTACAATTTCGTTTACGATCAGGTGGTTAGTTGCGGAGAAATGATTTCCACTAAAATTGTAAGCGAGTATCTGAACGAAATCCAGTTTTCCAACCAATGGCTGGACGCAAGAGATTATGTAAAAACGGATAATTCATACAGGGAAGGAACCGTAGACTGGACGAAAACGGAAGAATTTATTTCTCATTTAAATAAAGAAATCTGCTATGTTACGCAGGGGTTCATCGGATCCGATGATAATAATTTTACAGTGACGCTGGGAAGAGAAGGTTCGGATTATTCTGCCGCCATCTTTGCTTACTGCCTGAATGCAGAAGCTATGACGATCTGGAAAGATGTACCCGGAGTGATGACGGGAGATCCGAGAAAATTCAAGGATGTAACCCTTCTTTCGAATATTTCTTACGAAGAAGCTATTGAGATGGCTTATTACGGCGCCAGTGTCATTCACCCGAAAACGCTGCAGCCGCTTCAGCAAAAAAACATTCCCTTTTTTGTAAAATCATTCATAGATCCTACCAAAGAGGGAACAAAAGTAGGTGCTTCAGAAAAAAACCAAAGCGAAGAATCCTATATATTAAAAGAAAATCAGACGTTATTAAAAATATCAACGAGAGACTTCTCCTTCATTGCAGAAGACCATATGAGCCTGATTTTCGGATATCTGTCGAAATATAAGATCAAAGTTTCCCTAATGCAGAATTCTGCTATTTCATTAGCTTTATGTCTGGAAGATAAATTCGATAATGTAAATGAACTTAATGAAGAACTGCAGAAAGTATTTTCTACTGAAGTAGTTAAAAATGTATCTTTATTTACCGTAAGAAACGCGAAGATAGAGAACATAGATAAATTTTACCAGGAAAAAAGTGTATTATTGGAGCAGATTGCGAAGAATACGCTTCAAATGGTAACACACTAA
- the fbp gene encoding class 1 fructose-bisphosphatase: MSDQPLQTLGEFLIDKQDDFQYSTGEFSRLLSAIRLASKVVNREVNKAGIADIIGKAGNENVQGEEQQKLDVIANDIFITALSQREVVCGIASEENDDFIDIKCGENGHLSKYVVLIDPLDGSSNIDVNVSVGTIFSIYRRVTEPGTPVQMEDFLQKGVNQIAAGYVIYGSSTMIVYTTGNGVNGFTLDPSLGTYYLSHPNMQFPKTGKIYSINEGNYIKFPQGVKNYLKYCQMEEGDRPYTSRYIGSLVADFHRNMLKGGIYIYPSYSQAPNGKLRLLYECNPMAFLAEQAGGKATDGFRRILEIEPTELHQRIPFFCGSVDMVEKAEEFMRIDSVK; the protein is encoded by the coding sequence ATGTCAGATCAGCCATTACAGACTTTAGGAGAATTTCTTATTGATAAGCAGGACGATTTCCAGTACTCCACAGGTGAATTTTCCCGTCTTTTAAGTGCCATAAGATTAGCTTCAAAGGTCGTAAACAGGGAGGTGAATAAGGCCGGAATTGCAGATATTATCGGAAAAGCCGGAAACGAAAACGTTCAGGGCGAAGAGCAGCAGAAACTGGACGTTATTGCCAATGATATCTTTATCACTGCATTGTCTCAGAGAGAAGTGGTCTGTGGTATTGCTTCCGAAGAAAATGATGATTTTATAGACATTAAATGCGGCGAAAACGGCCACCTAAGCAAATATGTCGTATTGATTGATCCGCTTGACGGATCCTCAAATATTGATGTAAACGTTTCTGTGGGAACTATTTTTTCAATTTACAGAAGGGTTACCGAACCCGGAACCCCGGTTCAGATGGAAGATTTTCTACAGAAAGGGGTTAATCAGATTGCTGCAGGGTATGTGATCTACGGATCTTCAACCATGATTGTCTACACGACCGGAAACGGAGTAAATGGCTTTACACTGGATCCTTCTTTAGGTACTTATTATCTCTCACATCCGAATATGCAGTTTCCGAAAACAGGTAAAATCTATTCAATTAATGAAGGAAATTACATTAAATTTCCCCAGGGTGTTAAAAATTATCTGAAATATTGCCAGATGGAAGAAGGGGACCGACCGTACACCTCAAGGTATATCGGTTCACTGGTTGCAGATTTTCACAGAAATATGCTCAAGGGCGGAATTTACATCTATCCTTCTTATTCCCAGGCTCCTAATGGAAAACTGAGATTATTATACGAATGCAATCCAATGGCTTTCCTGGCTGAACAGGCAGGCGGAAAGGCAACCGATGGTTTCAGAAGAATTCTGGAAATCGAACCGACAGAACTGCACCAGAGAATTCCGTTCTTCTGTGGAAGTGTTGATATGGTTGAGAAAGCGGAGGAATTTATGCGAATTGATAGTGTAAAATAA